The nucleotide sequence GCCTCCTTTTCTATTCTATCCAAAATCTCTTTTTTTATCTCATCTTTATCTTCAAGAAAGATAAGATCATATTCTAATCCGTTTAACAACTCACTCAAATCTGTTTCTACTCTAACCCGTTTTTCTTCAGAAATTCCTTCAACAGCAATGTCAATATCTGAATGTTCTGTAAATGCATCAGGGTTTATAATTGAGCCGAAAAAATATACTTTTTTAGCTCCTTTTTGATACAAAAACTCCCCTACTTTTCTAATCTTATCATAGGCATTGTTATACCGTTCAAGCCGTATTTTCTTTCTTCTTTCCCTAAGTATCGTGGTCATATTTACTCCCTATATTTTTCCTGATTTCATCTTCTCTCAATTGCCTTTGGACTATCTCTAATCCTTCTTTTGGTGATAATAATTTCGTTTTTATTTCGTTTTGCACCTTG is from bacterium and encodes:
- a CDS encoding nucleotidyltransferase domain-containing protein is translated as MTTILRERRKKIRLERYNNAYDKIRKVGEFLYQKGAKKVYFFGSIINPDAFTEHSDIDIAVEGISEEKRVRVETDLSELLNGLEYDLIFLEDKDEIKKEILDRIEKEAILWKP